The Methanobacterium sp. Maddingley MBC34 DNA window AGTTCAAACATAAGTTATCAGATATTATGATACAAAAACTGTATCATTATAAAATTAGGATATATTTAACCATGTTAGTTTGAATTAAAGATTTTTCAATGCTTCTTTAGCAGCATTTTGTTGAGCTTCCTTCTTGCTCCCCCCAACACCTGTTCCGAAATTTTCACCATCAATCAGGGCAGCTATGGTGAATGTCTTTCTATGGGGTTCTCCCTTTTCTTTGAGTAAATCATAAACTATACAGAATCCCTCTTTATTAGATAATTCATGTAACTCTGATTTATAGTCGTAAAAAAAGATATCTCCATTGTCTATATGAGGTAAAACAGTTTTTGATAGAAATTTTTTAACTGCACCCAGACCTAGATCTAGATACAGTGCCCCAACAAATGCTTCAAATACATCTCCAGTAACTGAATGAAGTTCCCTCCGGGATAATTCTGCACCAGCACCAAGTTTAACATATTTATTCAGACCTATATCCATGGAATAAGTGTAAAGGGCTTTATTACACACATAATTAGCACGCATACGTGTTAATTCGCCTTCGTCTAAATCCATATCACTCTGGTATAAAAACTCAGATACCACCAGATCCAGTACTGCATCACCTAAAAATTCCAATCTTTCATAGCATTCGTTGAGATTATTTTCATAGGAATAGGACTCGTGCAAGAAGGCTATATCATAAAGATGGGTATTTTTTGGGTGTATTGAAAATTTTTCCAGTATTTGCATGTTATCCCCTAACACAATATATGTTCTTACGCTATTTATAGAACAGCCATGTGTAATCAAATTTAACAAGCCGTGGATAGTTTTTATTGAGAAAAATAAAATTAACACTCAATTAATTTACAATAAATTCCAATTTAAGATTTAAATTAAACACCATATCGCCTTTCTCTTTGCTGGTATGATCTTAAAGCCCTTAAAAAGTCTACTTTTCGGAATGCTGGCCAGTAACTATCACAAAAATAGAGTTCAGAGTATGAAGCTTGCCATAATAAAAACCCACTGAACCGTTCTTCCCCACTAGTTCTGATAATCAGGTTAGGATCATCCAACCCTGCAGTGTAAAGGTTTTCATTTACCATTTCTTCATTAATGTTATCAGGGTCCAGTTTCCCTTCTTTAACTTTTTTTGATATCTTTTTAATGGTATC harbors:
- a CDS encoding ribonuclease III (PFAM: Double-stranded RNA binding motif; RNase3 domain~TIGRFAM: ribonuclease III, bacterial) is translated as MQILEKFSIHPKNTHLYDIAFLHESYSYENNLNECYERLEFLGDAVLDLVVSEFLYQSDMDLDEGELTRMRANYVCNKALYTYSMDIGLNKYVKLGAGAELSRRELHSVTGDVFEAFVGALYLDLGLGAVKKFLSKTVLPHIDNGDIFFYDYKSELHELSNKEGFCIVYDLLKEKGEPHRKTFTIAALIDGENFGTGVGGSKKEAQQNAAKEALKNL